The following coding sequences lie in one Vibrio aerogenes genomic window:
- the rbsC gene encoding ribose ABC transporter permease: protein MNSNSMEKPVMSEKKWFSKAWLIEQKSLIALLFLIVVVSFLNPHFFTVDNLLNILRQTSVNAIIAVGMTLVILTAGIDLSVGSVLALCGALAASMIALELPVMVAVPATLIAGLVLGGLSGAIIAKGKVQAFIATLVTMTLLRGVTMVYTEGRPISTGFTDVADTFAWFGTGYMFGIPVPVWLMAFVFGLAWYLLNHTRFGRYVYALGGNESATRLSGINVDKVKVGVYAICGLLSALAGIIVTSRLSSAQPTAGMGYELDAIAAVVLGGTSLMGGKGRIMGTLVGALIIGFLNNALNLLDVSSYYQMIAKAVVILLAVLVDNKNK from the coding sequence ATGAATTCGAACTCTATGGAAAAACCGGTAATGTCTGAGAAAAAATGGTTCAGTAAAGCGTGGTTGATTGAGCAAAAATCTTTGATTGCGCTGCTTTTTTTAATTGTCGTCGTGTCTTTTTTAAATCCACACTTTTTCACGGTTGATAACCTGCTGAATATTTTACGGCAAACATCTGTGAATGCGATTATTGCCGTCGGGATGACACTGGTTATTCTGACTGCCGGGATCGATTTGAGTGTTGGTTCTGTGCTGGCACTGTGTGGTGCTCTGGCGGCCAGTATGATTGCACTGGAACTGCCGGTGATGGTCGCTGTGCCTGCGACATTGATTGCCGGGCTGGTGCTTGGCGGTTTGAGTGGTGCCATTATTGCCAAAGGTAAAGTTCAGGCGTTTATCGCGACGCTGGTGACCATGACTTTGTTGCGCGGTGTCACGATGGTTTACACCGAAGGCCGGCCTATTTCAACCGGATTTACGGATGTTGCAGATACTTTTGCCTGGTTCGGGACCGGTTATATGTTTGGTATTCCGGTGCCGGTCTGGTTGATGGCCTTCGTTTTCGGACTGGCCTGGTATCTGCTTAACCATACCCGTTTCGGGCGTTATGTCTATGCGCTGGGCGGAAATGAGTCGGCTACACGTCTTTCCGGTATAAATGTCGATAAAGTCAAAGTTGGTGTATATGCCATCTGTGGGCTTTTGTCTGCACTGGCCGGTATTATTGTGACGTCAAGACTTTCCTCAGCCCAGCCAACCGCCGGGATGGGATACGAACTTGATGCGATTGCGGCTGTTGTACTGGGTGGAACCAGTCTGATGGGCGGTAAAGGTCGCATCATGGGAACACTGGTTGGTGCGCTCATTATCGGTTTTCTGAATAATGCGCTGAACCTGCTGGATGTTTCTTCTTACTACCAGATGATTGCAAAAGCAGTGGTTATTTTGCTGGCAGTGCTGGTGGATAATAAAAACAAGTAA
- the rbsB gene encoding ribose ABC transporter substrate-binding protein RbsB: protein MKKISTFIATALLSSVVSISAQAQETIAIVLSTLNNPFFVTMKDGAEAKAKDLGYHLIVLDSQNDPSKELSNVEDLMVRGVKAILINPTDSDAVSNAIRMANRSKVPVITLDRGASRGKVVSHIASDNVAGGEMAGNFIADKLGDGAKVIQLEGIAGTSAARERGEGFMKTVKSRHFKLLSSQPADFDRTKGLNVMENMLAANPDLQAAFAQNDEMALGAIRAAQASGKKVMIVGFDGTDDGIKAVKRGQLAATIAQQPELIGALGVETADKMLKGEKVPANIPVPLKVISQ from the coding sequence ATGAAAAAAATTTCGACTTTCATTGCTACGGCATTGCTGTCATCGGTGGTATCAATCAGTGCTCAGGCACAGGAAACGATAGCCATTGTCTTATCCACACTGAATAATCCGTTTTTTGTCACGATGAAAGATGGCGCAGAAGCAAAAGCGAAAGATCTTGGTTATCACCTGATTGTGCTGGATTCACAAAATGATCCCAGCAAAGAACTCTCTAATGTGGAAGATTTGATGGTTCGTGGTGTCAAAGCCATTTTGATCAACCCGACTGATTCGGATGCGGTATCAAATGCGATCCGGATGGCAAACCGGTCGAAAGTGCCGGTGATTACACTTGACCGTGGTGCAAGCCGGGGGAAAGTCGTCAGTCATATCGCATCAGATAACGTTGCCGGTGGCGAAATGGCGGGTAACTTTATTGCAGATAAACTCGGTGATGGCGCAAAAGTTATTCAGCTTGAAGGGATTGCCGGTACATCAGCGGCCCGTGAACGGGGCGAAGGCTTCATGAAAACTGTGAAGAGTCGTCATTTCAAATTATTGTCCAGCCAGCCTGCTGATTTTGACCGGACAAAAGGTCTGAATGTGATGGAAAACATGCTCGCTGCCAATCCGGATTTGCAGGCTGCATTTGCTCAAAATGATGAAATGGCACTGGGGGCAATCCGTGCAGCTCAGGCTTCAGGCAAGAAAGTCATGATTGTTGGCTTTGATGGAACGGATGATGGGATTAAGGCGGTAAAACGCGGACAGCTTGCTGCAACGATTGCACAGCAGCCGGAGTTGATTGGTGCGCTGGGGGTTGAAACTGCGGACAAAATGCTCAAAGGCGAGAAAGTACCTGCAAACATTCCTGTGCCTCTGAAAGTGATCAGCCAGTAA
- the rbsK gene encoding ribokinase codes for MGKLVVLGSVNADHVLRVPAFPRPGETLHGRDYRVIPGGKGANQAVAAARLGADTGFIACVGDDSFGVQIRERFQQDGIDVAAVSVIPDCPTGIAMIQVSDTGENSICISAEANGKVTSELIDDHKDLIEQADYLLVQLETPVEGVFQALEYASQHGTRVVLNPAPARQLSDELLARVDMITPNETEAEVLTGVAVVDEASAQQAAEVLHAKDIATVLITLGAKGVWVSEAGAGRLVPGFRVEATDTTAAGDTFNGALVTALLEGQTLDAAIMFAHAAAAISVTRFGAQTSIPQRDEVNQFIAQH; via the coding sequence ATGGGTAAATTAGTCGTACTGGGCAGTGTGAATGCCGATCATGTGTTGCGTGTTCCTGCTTTTCCCCGTCCGGGAGAAACATTGCATGGTCGTGACTATCGGGTCATTCCGGGAGGAAAAGGTGCGAATCAGGCTGTTGCGGCTGCCCGTTTGGGAGCGGATACCGGATTTATCGCCTGCGTGGGTGATGATAGTTTTGGTGTTCAGATCCGGGAACGTTTTCAGCAGGACGGTATTGACGTTGCTGCGGTGAGCGTGATACCAGACTGCCCGACGGGCATTGCGATGATTCAGGTCAGTGATACCGGAGAAAACTCAATCTGCATTTCAGCCGAAGCCAATGGTAAAGTCACATCTGAATTAATCGATGATCATAAAGATCTGATTGAACAGGCTGATTATTTGCTGGTTCAGCTTGAAACACCGGTTGAGGGGGTTTTTCAGGCACTGGAATATGCATCGCAGCATGGGACCAGAGTCGTTCTGAATCCGGCGCCAGCCCGTCAGTTATCGGATGAGCTGTTGGCACGGGTTGACATGATTACCCCCAATGAAACCGAAGCGGAAGTGCTGACCGGTGTTGCTGTGGTGGACGAAGCTTCTGCGCAGCAGGCGGCTGAAGTGCTGCATGCAAAAGATATTGCAACGGTTTTGATTACTCTGGGCGCGAAAGGGGTCTGGGTCAGTGAAGCCGGTGCAGGACGTTTAGTTCCCGGATTCAGGGTTGAAGCGACAGACACAACCGCAGCAGGAGATACATTTAATGGCGCTTTGGTAACCGCCTTACTCGAAGGACAGACACTGGATGCGGCGATTATGTTCGCGCATGCAGCGGCGGCGATTTCAGTCACCCGTTTTGGTGCCCAGACGTCGATTCCGCAGCGGGATGAAGTGAATCAATTTATCGCTCAGCATTAA
- a CDS encoding substrate-binding domain-containing protein, translated as MATMKDIAKLAGVSTSTVSHVINKTRFVSDEIADRVNQAAKSLNYTPSALARSLKMNRTRTFGMLVTTSTNPFFGEVVKGVERSCFQQGYNLILCNTEGDDQRMQSSINTLLERRVDGLILMCPTLAGEHIDAFDRFPDVPVVVMDWGAMHFTCDKIQDNSLSGGYLATQHLIQSGHRQIGCVTGPLNRNQALMRYQGYQKAMQDAGLEIKPEWVIESNFESDGGYAAYQQLHAQETLPSAVFVCNDMMAMGLINAATNQGVDIPEQLSVIGYDDIYIAKYMTPSLTTIHQPKYRLGTAAVEALLNRLKNQPGEPQVVHLEPELVVRDSVRAYQDRA; from the coding sequence ATGGCAACGATGAAAGATATTGCAAAACTTGCCGGAGTTTCAACATCGACGGTCAGCCATGTGATCAACAAAACCCGTTTTGTCAGCGATGAGATTGCCGATCGTGTTAATCAGGCGGCGAAGTCATTAAATTATACCCCTTCGGCGCTGGCCCGCAGTCTGAAAATGAACCGGACCCGGACCTTTGGTATGCTGGTGACGACCTCAACCAATCCGTTTTTCGGTGAGGTGGTGAAAGGGGTTGAACGCAGTTGTTTTCAGCAAGGCTACAATCTGATCCTTTGTAATACTGAGGGAGATGATCAGCGTATGCAGTCCTCAATCAATACTTTGCTTGAACGCCGGGTCGATGGGCTGATTCTGATGTGTCCGACTTTGGCCGGAGAACATATTGATGCATTTGATCGTTTTCCGGATGTCCCGGTTGTGGTCATGGACTGGGGGGCGATGCATTTTACCTGTGACAAAATTCAGGATAACTCACTCTCAGGTGGCTATCTGGCAACACAGCATTTAATTCAGTCAGGACACAGGCAAATCGGCTGTGTGACCGGCCCGCTAAACCGTAATCAGGCACTGATGCGTTATCAGGGGTATCAAAAAGCCATGCAGGATGCCGGGCTTGAGATCAAGCCGGAATGGGTGATTGAATCGAACTTTGAATCCGATGGCGGTTATGCTGCATACCAGCAGTTACATGCACAGGAAACATTACCCAGTGCGGTGTTTGTCTGCAATGACATGATGGCGATGGGATTGATCAATGCGGCAACCAATCAGGGCGTTGATATTCCGGAGCAACTCTCTGTCATTGGTTATGATGATATCTATATCGCAAAATATATGACGCCCTCTCTGACGACAATCCATCAGCCGAAATACCGGCTGGGAACAGCAGCGGTGGAAGCGTTGCTGAACCGGCTGAAAAATCAGCCCGGTGAGCCGCAGGTTGTTCATCTTGAACCTGAGCTGGTGGTGCGGGACAGTGTACGTGCATATCAGGACCGGGCGTAA
- a CDS encoding putative transporter, with product MGEIALSLLVLSVVAVVGLWLGGLKIKGVGLGIGGVLFGGILVGHIISQFGWHIDNHAMHFIKEFGLILFVYTIGIQVGPGFFASLKSSGLKLNGLAFGIVLLGGLTAVMLYFVFDLPLHVILGIFSGAVTNTPSLAAGQQVLQELGEATHQTDMLGLGYAMAYPFGILGILLSMWLIRIVFEISVDKEAEIYDSKSAGKVRNLLSVNILIENPNMNGMKFPELASLVGDDIVCSRVKTQGNLKVPGEDTILNVGDYLHFVGADPEKLHRAMVIIGSEVAESLSTKGTMLKSDRIVVTNEKVLGKHLGELDIKYQHNVVISRLNRAGVELVANRDSVLQFGDILYIIGQQSDIDDVGRMIGNKTSQLQNVQMLPIFIGIGLGVLLGSVPFQLPHLPAPLKLGLAGGPLIVAIILARIGSIGRLYWFMPPSANLALREIGIVLFLAVVGISCGGNFFTTILDGEGLTWMGLGVVITLVPLLTVGLLARLSGKLNYLTICGLMAGSMTDPPALAFANSIHATCGASALAYATVYPLVMCLRILTPQIIAVLLWTTGGG from the coding sequence ATGGGTGAAATCGCACTTTCTTTACTGGTTCTGTCAGTTGTCGCGGTTGTCGGTCTGTGGCTGGGTGGACTGAAAATTAAAGGTGTTGGTCTGGGCATTGGCGGGGTGTTGTTCGGTGGTATTCTTGTTGGTCATATTATCAGTCAGTTTGGCTGGCATATTGATAATCATGCCATGCACTTTATCAAGGAGTTTGGCTTAATTCTGTTTGTGTACACGATTGGGATTCAGGTTGGACCGGGTTTTTTTGCATCACTCAAAAGCAGTGGACTTAAGTTGAACGGGCTGGCATTTGGTATTGTTTTACTGGGTGGGCTGACTGCCGTCATGCTGTATTTCGTATTTGATTTACCCTTGCATGTGATTCTGGGTATCTTTTCCGGCGCGGTCACAAATACTCCGTCACTGGCTGCAGGGCAGCAGGTATTGCAGGAATTAGGTGAAGCGACACATCAGACGGATATGCTGGGGCTGGGTTATGCGATGGCTTATCCATTTGGCATTTTGGGAATTCTGTTATCAATGTGGTTGATCCGGATTGTTTTTGAAATCAGTGTCGATAAGGAAGCCGAAATATATGACAGTAAAAGTGCCGGTAAAGTCAGGAATCTGCTGTCAGTGAATATCCTGATAGAAAACCCGAATATGAATGGGATGAAGTTTCCGGAGCTGGCGTCACTGGTTGGAGACGATATTGTTTGCTCCCGCGTGAAAACGCAGGGAAATCTGAAGGTGCCCGGTGAGGATACGATTTTAAATGTTGGTGATTATCTCCATTTTGTCGGGGCCGATCCGGAGAAGTTGCACCGGGCGATGGTCATTATCGGAAGTGAGGTCGCTGAATCTTTATCGACAAAAGGGACGATGCTTAAGAGTGACCGGATTGTGGTGACGAATGAAAAAGTCCTGGGAAAACATTTGGGAGAGCTGGATATCAAATACCAGCACAATGTGGTGATCTCCCGACTGAACCGGGCTGGTGTAGAACTGGTCGCGAACCGGGATTCGGTGCTGCAGTTCGGGGATATCCTGTATATCATCGGTCAACAGTCTGACATTGACGACGTTGGGCGTATGATTGGCAATAAAACCAGCCAGCTTCAGAATGTGCAGATGTTGCCCATATTCATTGGTATCGGACTGGGCGTTCTGCTTGGTTCGGTACCTTTTCAGCTCCCTCATTTGCCTGCGCCGTTAAAGTTGGGTTTAGCGGGCGGGCCGCTTATTGTGGCGATTATTTTAGCCAGAATCGGCAGTATTGGTCGTTTGTACTGGTTTATGCCACCCAGTGCGAATCTGGCTTTAAGGGAGATCGGGATTGTGCTGTTTCTGGCGGTTGTCGGGATTAGCTGCGGCGGTAATTTTTTTACCACCATACTGGATGGAGAAGGACTGACCTGGATGGGACTGGGCGTGGTGATTACATTGGTGCCATTATTAACGGTGGGGTTGCTTGCCCGGTTATCCGGAAAGCTGAATTATCTGACGATTTGTGGCCTGATGGCCGGGTCAATGACCGATCCACCGGCACTGGCGTTTGCTAATTCAATTCACGCCACCTGTGGCGCTTCGGCACTGGCTTATGCGACGGTTTATCCATTGGTCATGTGTTTGAGAATTCTGACGCCACAAATTATCGCTGTGTTGTTGTGGACGACCGGGGGCGGATAG
- a CDS encoding metal ABC transporter permease, translated as MDIIHWLLDPFQFEFMQRALWAGLSVGSVCAVLSCYLILKGWSLMGDAISHAVLPGIVIAYVAGIALPVGAFVSGLACALLTGYIKENSRVKEDTVMGIVYSGMFALGLVLFTKVETEQHLLHILFGNMLGINDFEFLQTVIISLIVFAIIVLFRKDFLLYCFDKSHARVVGLPVVLIHYSLLILLSLTIVATIQAVGVIMVVAMLVSPGITAFVLTRQFSHMMWIALAVSLTSIITGILVSFYIDGATSACIVLVQAAFFITALTVSRLKNRARIKPRNHPLTTG; from the coding sequence ATGGATATCATTCACTGGTTGCTCGATCCGTTTCAGTTTGAGTTTATGCAGCGGGCTCTCTGGGCAGGGCTTTCCGTCGGTTCAGTCTGTGCGGTACTCTCCTGCTATCTGATTCTGAAAGGCTGGTCACTGATGGGAGACGCTATCTCTCATGCGGTTCTGCCCGGTATTGTTATCGCTTACGTCGCAGGAATTGCATTGCCTGTTGGCGCATTTGTTTCCGGACTGGCCTGTGCCTTGCTGACCGGATACATCAAAGAAAACAGCCGGGTCAAAGAAGATACCGTGATGGGGATTGTTTATTCCGGTATGTTTGCTTTAGGTCTTGTTCTTTTCACCAAAGTGGAGACGGAACAACACCTGCTTCACATTCTGTTTGGCAATATGCTGGGTATTAACGATTTTGAGTTTCTGCAAACCGTTATTATTTCCCTGATTGTGTTTGCCATCATCGTTTTGTTCAGAAAAGACTTCTTGTTGTACTGCTTTGACAAAAGCCATGCGCGGGTAGTTGGCTTACCGGTTGTCCTCATCCACTATAGTCTGCTGATTCTGTTATCGCTGACTATCGTCGCAACCATACAGGCCGTCGGGGTCATCATGGTTGTAGCCATGCTGGTATCTCCGGGAATCACGGCATTTGTATTGACCAGGCAGTTCAGTCACATGATGTGGATTGCACTCGCGGTATCGCTCACTTCAATTATAACCGGCATATTAGTGAGTTTTTATATTGATGGGGCGACCAGTGCCTGTATTGTACTGGTGCAGGCTGCATTTTTCATCACAGCGCTGACCGTGTCCCGGCTGAAAAACAGAGCCCGGATCAAACCGCGGAATCATCCTCTGACAACAGGCTGA
- a CDS encoding metal ABC transporter permease, translated as MIELMSEPFAYQYMQHAILASAVVGGVCAFLSAFLMLKGWSLIGDALSHSVVPGVAGAYALGLPYSAGAFIAGFLASIGIALLRTLSHLKEDAIIGFIFTTFFASGLLLVSLNPTSVNIEGIIFGNILTISPSDLMQMVIIAVVSFIVLALIWKDLMLVFFDETQASSVGLSPTFLKVIFFTILSACTVASLQTVGAILVIAMVITPGATAYLLTDRFGCLLIISISIGIISCALGAYLSYFLDGATGGVIVVIQTLFFLAAFFFAPKYGMLATRTNIREKNRSQTVTRHQPNINQKMRHL; from the coding sequence ATGATTGAATTAATGAGTGAACCCTTTGCATATCAATACATGCAACATGCAATACTGGCCAGTGCTGTTGTTGGTGGTGTATGTGCTTTTTTATCAGCTTTTTTGATGCTGAAAGGCTGGTCTTTAATTGGTGATGCATTGTCCCACTCTGTCGTTCCGGGTGTCGCTGGCGCCTATGCATTAGGGCTTCCGTATTCTGCAGGTGCATTTATTGCGGGATTTCTGGCATCGATCGGTATCGCTTTATTGCGAACACTTTCCCATTTAAAAGAAGATGCCATTATTGGTTTTATCTTCACCACTTTTTTTGCATCCGGGTTACTACTGGTGTCGCTGAATCCGACTTCGGTGAATATTGAAGGTATTATTTTCGGCAATATTTTAACTATCAGTCCCTCAGATTTAATGCAGATGGTCATCATTGCCGTGGTTTCCTTTATCGTATTAGCGTTGATCTGGAAAGATCTGATGCTGGTCTTTTTTGATGAAACTCAGGCCTCTTCCGTCGGTTTATCCCCCACATTTCTGAAAGTTATTTTCTTCACCATTTTAAGTGCCTGCACTGTGGCTTCTCTGCAAACTGTCGGAGCGATTCTGGTGATTGCAATGGTGATTACACCGGGTGCTACTGCCTATTTATTGACAGATCGTTTTGGCTGTTTGCTGATTATTTCGATTTCCATCGGCATTATCAGTTGTGCGCTGGGGGCTTACCTGAGTTATTTTCTTGACGGGGCAACGGGTGGTGTGATTGTCGTCATCCAGACGTTGTTCTTTCTGGCTGCGTTCTTCTTTGCGCCGAAATACGGCATGCTGGCGACCCGGACCAATATCCGTGAAAAAAACAGAAGCCAGACAGTCACCAGACATCAACCGAACATCAATCAGAAAATGAGGCACTTATAA
- a CDS encoding metal ABC transporter ATP-binding protein: MNRAHHTVSLEARDVSVIYNNGFRAINDVNFTLKGGTICALVGVNGGGKSTLFKSIMGLVKISGGEIQLSGLPIRHALKQNLVAYVPQSEDIDWDFPILVRDVVMQGRFGFMNFLRRPKVSDKEKVLQAMRRMGIEDLAERQIGELSGGQKKRVFLARALAQESKTILLDEPFTGVDFTTEEAIMDLLRELRDEGHLILVSTHNLGNIPDYCNEVVFINRTIIAAGELSEAFTQNNLEATFGGVLKHVGILGETLHEDDDDRTVTIISDHEEPAVFYGKSSENAKLIRRKSRSGRPS, translated from the coding sequence ATGAATAGAGCTCATCATACAGTCAGCCTTGAAGCGCGTGACGTCAGCGTCATCTATAACAATGGATTCCGGGCAATCAATGATGTCAATTTCACCCTGAAAGGCGGGACGATATGTGCTCTGGTCGGGGTCAACGGCGGTGGCAAGTCAACATTATTCAAGAGCATCATGGGTCTGGTAAAAATATCTGGCGGAGAGATTCAGCTTTCAGGTCTGCCAATTCGCCATGCACTGAAGCAAAACCTTGTTGCCTATGTTCCTCAAAGTGAAGATATCGATTGGGATTTCCCCATTTTAGTCAGAGACGTCGTGATGCAGGGCCGGTTTGGATTTATGAATTTCCTCCGCCGCCCCAAAGTTTCTGACAAAGAAAAAGTCCTGCAGGCGATGCGGCGGATGGGAATCGAAGATCTGGCAGAACGTCAAATCGGTGAATTATCCGGCGGGCAAAAGAAGCGTGTTTTCCTTGCCAGAGCATTAGCTCAGGAAAGTAAAACTATCCTGCTTGATGAACCTTTTACCGGCGTCGATTTTACGACTGAAGAAGCCATTATGGATTTACTGCGGGAGTTAAGAGATGAAGGCCATCTGATTCTGGTTTCAACACATAATCTGGGAAATATCCCTGATTACTGTAACGAGGTTGTGTTTATCAACCGCACCATCATTGCTGCCGGAGAACTCAGTGAAGCCTTTACGCAAAATAATCTTGAAGCGACATTTGGTGGTGTTCTGAAACACGTCGGCATTCTTGGGGAAACACTGCATGAAGATGACGATGACCGAACAGTCACAATCATTTCAGATCATGAAGAACCAGCGGTGTTCTACGGTAAAAGCAGCGAAAACGCCAAACTCATCCGGCGAAAATCCCGTTCAGGGAGGCCATCATGA
- a CDS encoding metal ABC transporter substrate-binding protein, with amino-acid sequence MKYLVSIIILSLTALPVSASAKFKVVTTFTIIQDMAQNVAGDYADVLSITKPGAEIHNYQPTPRDIIKAQSADLVLWNGLHLERWFQRFFANVKSVPSVVVTQGIKPISIYGGPYTGKPNPHAWMSPENALIYIENIRKAFVRYDPEHQEAYNHNAAVYKQQIQQLNQPIRLKMEQIPEAHRWLVTSEGAFSYLARDYHLKEAYLWPINADQQGTPHQVRALIDKIRQNHIPVLFSESTISDKPAKQVARETGAHYGGVLYVDSLSTKDGPVPTYLDLLRVTTDTIVKGFRL; translated from the coding sequence ATGAAGTATTTAGTATCAATCATTATCCTGAGTCTGACTGCATTACCCGTCTCCGCATCGGCTAAATTTAAAGTCGTGACAACTTTTACCATTATTCAGGATATGGCCCAAAATGTCGCTGGAGATTATGCGGATGTACTTTCTATTACCAAGCCCGGCGCAGAAATTCATAATTACCAGCCAACCCCGAGAGATATAATCAAAGCACAATCAGCTGATTTGGTTTTATGGAACGGGCTTCATCTTGAGCGCTGGTTCCAGCGATTCTTTGCCAATGTCAAATCGGTCCCTTCTGTCGTCGTTACACAAGGTATCAAGCCCATCTCTATCTATGGTGGCCCATATACAGGCAAGCCCAATCCTCACGCATGGATGTCGCCTGAAAACGCACTGATTTATATTGAAAATATCCGAAAAGCTTTTGTCAGGTACGACCCGGAACATCAAGAGGCTTACAACCATAATGCAGCGGTCTACAAACAACAAATTCAGCAACTCAATCAGCCCATTCGGTTAAAAATGGAGCAGATTCCTGAAGCCCACCGCTGGCTGGTGACCAGTGAAGGAGCATTCAGCTATCTGGCCAGAGACTACCATCTGAAAGAAGCTTATCTGTGGCCTATTAATGCAGACCAACAGGGGACACCTCATCAGGTCAGGGCACTGATCGATAAAATACGCCAGAATCACATTCCGGTTCTGTTCAGTGAAAGTACGATTTCTGACAAACCGGCCAAACAGGTTGCCCGTGAGACAGGCGCACATTACGGTGGTGTATTATATGTCGACTCTCTATCAACCAAAGATGGCCCTGTTCCGACTTATCTCGATCTGTTACGTGTGACAACTGACACCATTGTTAAAGGATTCCGGTTATGA
- a CDS encoding MaoC family dehydratase, which produces MKVVELFKQRSEILSKQHADLVQKMPPAMREYWNEFLTKTNNFHLFSWAKDFNQPAVNEDVVPNDPIVMKPEAKALYEALEAQLGEVIHTGEWLRVDQDRINQFGIVTDDTQWIHTDPEKAAAESPFKTTIAHGFLTLALLPKLTDSVDPDNPLFPTAKMVVNIGLNQVRFPYPVKSGDRVRAKSILTKVKPVRKGLEIEREIRVEIEGVRRPGCVVISVIQLHF; this is translated from the coding sequence ATGAAGGTCGTCGAATTATTCAAACAACGTAGTGAAATACTAAGCAAACAGCATGCTGATTTGGTTCAGAAAATGCCGCCTGCTATGCGGGAATACTGGAATGAATTTTTGACTAAGACCAATAATTTCCACTTATTCTCCTGGGCAAAAGATTTTAATCAGCCCGCAGTCAATGAGGATGTTGTACCGAACGATCCTATTGTGATGAAACCGGAGGCTAAAGCACTCTATGAAGCGCTTGAGGCTCAGCTTGGTGAAGTGATTCACACCGGAGAATGGTTGCGCGTTGATCAAGACAGAATTAACCAGTTTGGTATCGTTACTGATGATACCCAGTGGATTCATACTGACCCGGAAAAAGCTGCTGCTGAGTCACCATTTAAAACAACGATTGCGCATGGCTTTTTGACTTTGGCTCTTTTGCCGAAACTGACGGATAGTGTTGATCCTGATAATCCGTTGTTTCCTACGGCGAAAATGGTCGTAAATATTGGTCTTAATCAGGTTCGCTTTCCCTACCCGGTAAAATCGGGTGATCGTGTTCGGGCAAAAAGTATTTTAACTAAGGTAAAACCCGTCAGGAAAGGGTTGGAGATTGAGCGTGAAATCCGGGTTGAAATAGAAGGTGTCAGACGTCCCGGCTGTGTCGTTATTTCAGTCATTCAATTACATTTTTGA